TGCCGTTCGCCCGCTGGGCAGTAGACGGAGTTGCTGTCGCCTGGTCGTCGGTGACGGCTATCCGACTGATTGGAAAGCGTTTTTTCAGGTATCGACAGCGTCGATGGTCACTATCCCGAGATGTGTCTTTTGCCGTTCCGGGGCGTGCGTAACATGACAACCGTAGCCAGTTACTTGCCCCCCTCTTCAGGAGAACGAACATGAAAAAGCACATTCTCGCCAGCCTCGTCATTGCCACCCTGTCCGCCAGTGCATTCGCTCTGCCGCAGATTACCGCTCAACAGTCCGCGGCTCCGGTGGTCGCTGAAGATGGCGCTGATCGTGTTGGTATCAATCGTGTCGCCGAAGGTGGCGCCGAGCGTACTCTGGAGCGCTTCCGCATTGCCGAAGACGGCGCTGATCGCGTTGGTCCGAACCGCGTAGCCGAAGGTGGCGCAGATCGCGTTGGTCCGAACCGCGTAGCCGAAGGTGGTGCAGATCGTGTTGGTCCGAACCGCGTAGCCGAAGGTGGTGCAGATCGCGTTGGCCTGAACCGTGTAGCAGAAGACGGCGCCGACCGCGTTGGTGCCAGCCGTATCAGCTGAGCCGGTCATCCGCCACGCGGGAGCAGTCTTATGCCGCATCGCAGTTAGAAAGGGCGCCCTGAATCGGCGCCCTATCTTTTCACCCATTCTCCACTGTAGTGGTCAACAATTCCCGGACACAGAATTGAGTTTTTCTTCCGCAACCGCCGGCGGTACGAAGCCGTTGTGCTGATGCGGCCTTATCCAGTTGTACCGCTGCATGAGGTAGCGGCCGATGTCCTGCTCGGCCAACGCTGTCGTCATGTAACCCACTGTCGGCACCCACTCCGTTTTCAGGCTACGAAACAGCCGCTCCATGGGCGAATTGTCGTAACAATTTCCCCTTCGGCTCATGCTCTGAATCATCCGATAGCGCCAGAGCCGTTGGCGGAAACCCCGGCTGCCATATTGGCTGCCCTGGTCGCTGTGAAACAGCACGCCTTGTGGTCTGCCACGCATCTCGTAAGCCCTGTCGAGCGCTTTGACGACCAGTTCCGCATCAGGCTTGGCGGACATCGCCCAACCCACCACTCTGCGGCTGTACAAGTCCAAGACCGCCGCCAGATAGCTCCATCGACCCTCTGCCCAGATATACGTGATGTCGCCACACCAGACCTTGTTTGGCGCAGCCACGGTGAACTTGCGATCAAGCACATTGGGAATGTCGGGGCGCTCGACCGTGGCCTTCTTGTACGCATGAGAACCGGGCTGTTTGCTGATCAGTCCTTGTTCCTTCATCAATCTTCTGACTCTGAAACGCCCGACGTTAACGCCTTCATCCCGCAGCATGGCAACCAGACTGCGACTGCCCGCTGAGCCACGACTTTGGTTGAACAGCTCGTTGACACGACTGCGTAGGTTCACTCGGCGGACATCGATATGACGCCGCCGGGCCAAGTGGGCGTAATAACAAGACCGGGGTAGCTCGAAGACTGAACACAACAGTTGAACAGGGTAGTGCTTTACCAACTGCCGAATCGACTTCAACGTCTGCGCCCGTGTTCCTCGGCCATCAAGAGCGCAGTGGCCTCCTTTAATATTTTCTTCTCAAGCTCCAGCCGGTTGATACGGGCCTGAAGCTCCTGAATGGTCTGCTGCTCCGGTGTGAGCGCCTTGGCAGTGGGCGTAACGCCCCCGCGCTCCAGCTGCAACTGGGTAACCCAGCGGCGCAATAAGCTCTCACCTACATCGAGAGATCTGGCGGCCTCGGGACAGCTGTAGCCTTGGTCGAGCACCAGGCTGGCAGCCTCTCGCTTGAAAGTCGGGGTGAAGGTACGTCGTTGTCTGCTCATCGAACACCTCTGTATGGCGAGCATTCTCGCCCTAAATGGGTGTCTGGGGTTAGTAGACCACTACACCACACAATCTCCACGCTCGCCCCATACGGCTCCCACCTTCGCTGCCCAGACTCTGCCGTACCTTCACTCGCTACGGAGAGCCGTACCATGAGCCGTTCCCTGGGCTTCAAGCTGGGCGCCATTGCCCTGCTGATCCTGCTACTGATGATTCCCCTGCTGATGATCGATGGCCTGGTCGACGAGCGTCAGGGCCTACGCCACGAGGTGCTGCAGGATATTGCGCGCAGCTCCAGCTACCGCCAGCAGATCACCGGACCGATCCTGGTGCTGCCCTACATCAAGACCACTCACGAGTGGAAAACCAACGAGAAGACCGGCGAGCGCTACAGCGAGGAGCGTCAGCGTCGCGGCCGTCTGTATTTCCTGCCGGAGCGCTTCGTGGTCGAAGGCCATGTCGGTACCGAGCTGCGTTCCCGCGGGATTTACGAGGCGCGCCTTTACCGCAGCGACAGCCAGGTCAGCGGTCAGTTTCGCCTGCCGGCGCGCCTCGGGCTGGGTGACGAGCTGGGTTTCTACCGCTTCGAAAAACCCTTCCTCTCGGTCGGCATCAGCGATATCCGTGGTATCAGCAACGACCTGCAACTGCGCCTGAACGGCCAGACCCTGAGCTTCGCTCCGGGTAGCGCCGACGATAAGTTCGGCGCCGGCGTGCATGCACCGATCCCGGCGCTGGACAACCAGGGCGGACAGACGCTGGAGTTCGCCTTCGACCTCAAACTGCAGGGCACCGAGCAGCTCTCTGTGGTGCCGGTAGGGCGTGACAGCCGGGTCAGGCTGACTTCCGACTGGCCGCACCCGAGCTTCGTTGGTGAGTACCTGCCGAGCAGTCGCGAGATCGGCGCCGCGGGTTTCACTGCCGAATGGCAGACCAGCTTCTTCGCCACCAACCTGGAAGAAGCATTGCGTGACTGCGTGGGTGGTGATCGCTGCCAGGGGCTGTTCGGTCGCAACTTCGGGGTCAGCTTCGTCGACCCGGTGGATCAGTACCTGAAGACCGATCGCGCGATCAAATACGCGCTGCTGTTCATCGCCCTGACCTTTGCCACCTTCTTTCTCTTCGAGGTGCTCAAGCGCCTGGCCGTGCACCCGGTGCAGTACGCCCTGGTGGGGCTGTCGCTGGCGCTGTTCTACCTGCTGTTGCTGTCGCTCTCCGAACACCTCGAGTTCGCTCTGGCCTACCTCCTGTCTGCCAGTGCCTGCGTGGGCCTGATCGGCTTCTACGTCAGCTTCGTGCTGCACAGCTGGCAGCGCGGCCTGGGCTTCGGCGCCTTGCTGGCGGCGCTATACGCCATGCTCTACGGCCTGCTCAGCGCCGAGGACTACGCCCTGCTGATGGGCTCGTTGCTGGTGTTCGGCGTGCTCGGCAGCGTGATGGTGCTGACCCGCAAGCTGGACTGGTACGGCGTCGGTCGCACCGCAGCCTGAATCTGATCGGCGCGGCGCTGGCCGCGCCGCCTTTGTGGAGATAATCCCATGCGTCTTCTCATGCAGTTTTCCGCCTGCCTTGGCCTCGGTCTGGTGGTAGCGGTGATGATCCTTATCGGTCTGATGTTCTTTGGCTGGTTCAACCTGATCGACGGCCTGCTGCTGACCGGCAAACCGCTCGCCAGCCTCAGCCTGATGCTGCTGTCGGAGGGATTCTGGAGCGCCCTGACCGGTATCCAGAACGCGACGAGCAACGGCACGCTGCGCTCGTTCCTGTCCCTCTGCGCGGCGCTGGGCCAGGTCGGCCTGGTGCTGGCGCTGGGTTTCATGCGCCTGTGGTACCGGGCATGAGCGGGCATGTCGGTCTGCGCGAGGAGGCGCGTGCCGGGCATCTGCTGGCGCTGCGTATCGCCTGGCTGTTTCGCGATGCCCGTCATGCGCAGCTGGTGGGTAGCCGGGTAGACTCGGTGCTCGTTGAACGGGAGTACTTCAGGGATGAAAAAGAGACTGGCCACCGGCCTCGGTTGCTTGCTGCTGGCGAGCCTGGCGCACGCCGATGATTGCCGGCAGCAACTGCCAGCCTGGATCGAGATGGCCCATCCGGGTCATACGGCCGGCCAGGTACTCGAGGATGAGCGCGGGCGCTACCGGGTGGATGCCGAGCAGAGCATCTGCAAGGTGTGGCCGGCGCGTCCTCAA
The sequence above is drawn from the Pseudomonas sp. Z8(2022) genome and encodes:
- a CDS encoding phage infection protein, which produces MKKHILASLVIATLSASAFALPQITAQQSAAPVVAEDGADRVGINRVAEGGAERTLERFRIAEDGADRVGPNRVAEGGADRVGPNRVAEGGADRVGPNRVAEGGADRVGLNRVAEDGADRVGASRIS
- a CDS encoding IS3 family transposase (programmed frameshift), with the translated sequence MSRQRRTFTPTFKREAASLVLDQGYSCPEAARSLDVGESLLRRWVTQLQLERGGVTPTAKALTPEQQTIQELQARINRLELEKKILKGGHCALDGRGTRAQTLKSIRQLVKHYPVQLLCSVFELPRSCYYAHLARRRHIDVRRVNLRSRVNELFNQSRGSAGSRSLVAMLRDEGVNVGRFRVRRLMKEQGLISKQPGSHAYKKATVERPDIPNVLDRKFTVAAPNKVWCGDITYIWAEGRWSYLAAVLDLYSRRVVGWAMSAKPDAELVVKALDRAYEMRGRPQGVLFHSDQGSQYGSRGFRQRLWRYRMIQSMSRRGNCYDNSPMERLFRSLKTEWVPTVGYMTTALAEQDIGRYLMQRYNWIRPHQHNGFVPPAVAEEKLNSVSGNC
- the creD gene encoding cell envelope integrity protein CreD produces the protein MSRSLGFKLGAIALLILLLMIPLLMIDGLVDERQGLRHEVLQDIARSSSYRQQITGPILVLPYIKTTHEWKTNEKTGERYSEERQRRGRLYFLPERFVVEGHVGTELRSRGIYEARLYRSDSQVSGQFRLPARLGLGDELGFYRFEKPFLSVGISDIRGISNDLQLRLNGQTLSFAPGSADDKFGAGVHAPIPALDNQGGQTLEFAFDLKLQGTEQLSVVPVGRDSRVRLTSDWPHPSFVGEYLPSSREIGAAGFTAEWQTSFFATNLEEALRDCVGGDRCQGLFGRNFGVSFVDPVDQYLKTDRAIKYALLFIALTFATFFLFEVLKRLAVHPVQYALVGLSLALFYLLLLSLSEHLEFALAYLLSASACVGLIGFYVSFVLHSWQRGLGFGALLAALYAMLYGLLSAEDYALLMGSLLVFGVLGSVMVLTRKLDWYGVGRTAA